A stretch of Gemmatimonadaceae bacterium DNA encodes these proteins:
- a CDS encoding TonB-dependent receptor, with protein MRPLFGILLSVLCLVVLPEQLAAQVDVIRGKVTSADGAPLSGVRITATSIPGNVTRTARTDSRGSFQIAFPGGQGDYMMGYALVGYAFRQFEIKRTVDEDVLVADTRLQPMQLDTVVTTAPVQQRVSRYNAATPDVSGTERQVPSNALPPELQGNLAAIAASLPGVTLVPGTDGGADGFSVLGLGADANTTTLNGLTFGANGLPRDAAVSSSLTTSPFDPSRGGFSGGNLNLRSGSGSNFLNRGMSIVTNTPQLQWTDRAAQALGTEFTNISIGGLTSGPIKLNKAFYNVSYQFDHNTRANQTLLNTGALGLQTAGVAQDSVTRFLGILDQRGIPRFAGPDRQSRFNKNGSLFGSIDIQPPNAVNGDSYSIAFNGNFGKQSPVGGGATQLASSSGDRVNWGGGAQLRTNRYFGLILSESSVGLNIARNYGEAYLDLPSGRVRVNSILENGASGVQSLGFGGNQGLFGASRTVGATAQNTLSWFDDANKHRVKLTTELQYNGSQQNLANNLLGSFSYNSLADFEAGRPASFTRQLTARQRTTGQYTGAVALGDSWRRTPNVQIQYGIRVENTQYGQRPQYNADVSRLFDRRNDRVPTPIAISPRIGFSWTLGTSNDIAAFTGGFRAPRAVIRGGIGVFANGSAGGQLGSALDNTGLASGVQQLVCSGDAVPVPDWSGYSNNRSAIPERCADGTNGTVFANASPNVVLFARHFAPQRSVRSNLSWQGPILDARYSLNAEGTWALNLNQQQTVDLNFRADRQFGLDLESGRPVYVASTSIDPITGAIASRDARISSLFNRVSELRSDIRSTTSQLQLRLSPIQRTPAHFGWSAAYTLTYVREQVPGFQSTAGNPLGSEWAVSTTGPHQLSYNLRYNFFDYITVNWNGQFRSGNAFTPTVAGDINGDGYSNDRAFIYDPSAVGDAALASGLQQLFSTLPGSTRSCLDRQLGRVAERNSCRGPWSSSASMTITLDRAKFRMPQRASLNFSLSNPLGAADLALNGSGNLKGWGQSPFPDQSLFYVRGFDPITRRYKYEVNQRFGQTRPQFLTLRSPVTMTVSMRIDLGPTRERQTITQQLRAGRQTPGTRINEANFRQFGTNSVLNPMTQIIRQQDSLRLTSVQADSIASMNRRYTYRTDSLWTPVAQYLASLPERYQLDQAFDRYLRARRAQVDLLIGTVKAVSDLLTAEQKRKLPSQITNSLDPRYLNQIREGSGIYVSSGGGGFGGFGGFGGPPEGFVVLSR; from the coding sequence ATGCGTCCACTATTCGGGATTCTCCTGTCTGTGCTGTGCCTCGTCGTCCTGCCAGAGCAACTGGCCGCACAGGTTGACGTCATTCGCGGCAAGGTCACCAGCGCCGACGGAGCGCCCTTGAGTGGCGTGCGGATCACCGCCACGTCGATTCCCGGCAATGTCACGCGCACCGCGCGCACCGACAGTCGGGGCAGCTTTCAGATTGCGTTTCCCGGTGGCCAGGGCGACTACATGATGGGCTACGCGCTGGTCGGGTACGCCTTTCGTCAGTTCGAGATCAAGCGAACCGTGGACGAAGACGTGCTCGTTGCCGACACGCGACTCCAGCCCATGCAGCTGGACACGGTGGTCACCACCGCACCCGTGCAGCAGCGGGTGAGCCGCTACAATGCCGCGACACCCGATGTGAGTGGCACCGAGCGTCAGGTCCCTTCCAATGCACTGCCACCGGAGTTGCAGGGAAATCTCGCGGCCATCGCGGCGTCACTGCCGGGCGTGACCCTCGTCCCGGGCACGGACGGGGGAGCCGACGGCTTCTCGGTGCTGGGACTCGGTGCCGATGCGAACACGACCACGCTCAACGGCCTCACCTTCGGCGCCAACGGGTTGCCGCGCGACGCTGCCGTGTCGTCATCGCTCACCACGTCGCCATTCGATCCGTCGCGCGGTGGGTTCAGCGGTGGCAATCTCAATCTGCGCTCCGGGTCCGGTTCGAACTTCCTGAATCGCGGCATGAGCATCGTCACCAACACGCCACAGCTGCAGTGGACCGATCGTGCCGCGCAAGCGCTGGGCACGGAATTCACCAACATCTCCATCGGTGGCCTGACCTCTGGACCGATCAAGCTGAACAAGGCGTTCTACAATGTGTCGTATCAGTTTGACCACAATACGCGCGCCAACCAGACGTTGCTCAATACGGGCGCCTTGGGGCTGCAAACGGCTGGCGTGGCACAAGACTCGGTGACGCGATTCCTTGGCATTCTCGATCAACGCGGCATTCCGCGATTCGCCGGCCCCGATCGACAGAGTCGGTTCAACAAAAATGGCAGTCTGTTCGGCAGCATCGACATCCAGCCACCCAATGCCGTCAATGGCGACTCGTACAGCATCGCGTTCAACGGCAACTTCGGCAAACAGAGTCCGGTGGGCGGCGGTGCCACCCAACTGGCGTCGAGCAGCGGCGATCGCGTCAACTGGGGCGGCGGCGCGCAACTGCGCACCAATCGGTACTTCGGGCTCATTCTCAGCGAGTCGTCCGTGGGATTGAACATCGCCCGCAACTATGGCGAGGCCTATCTCGACCTGCCCTCCGGACGCGTGCGCGTCAATTCGATTCTTGAGAACGGGGCCAGTGGCGTGCAAAGCCTCGGCTTCGGCGGAAATCAGGGATTGTTCGGAGCGTCGCGCACGGTCGGTGCCACGGCCCAGAACACGCTCTCGTGGTTTGATGATGCCAACAAGCACCGCGTCAAGCTCACCACGGAGTTGCAGTACAATGGCTCGCAGCAGAATCTCGCCAACAACCTGCTGGGCAGCTTCTCGTACAATTCGCTGGCCGATTTCGAGGCCGGACGCCCTGCCTCGTTTACGCGACAACTCACGGCGCGCCAGCGCACCACGGGCCAGTACACGGGCGCCGTCGCGTTGGGTGACTCCTGGCGGCGCACACCCAACGTGCAAATCCAGTACGGCATTCGCGTGGAGAACACGCAATACGGCCAACGCCCCCAGTACAACGCTGATGTGTCGCGACTGTTCGATCGCCGCAATGATCGGGTGCCGACCCCGATTGCCATCAGCCCGCGTATCGGATTTTCCTGGACCCTGGGGACATCGAACGATATCGCGGCGTTCACGGGCGGCTTTCGCGCGCCACGCGCCGTGATTCGCGGCGGCATCGGTGTGTTCGCCAATGGTTCGGCCGGCGGACAGCTGGGCAGCGCACTGGACAACACGGGACTTGCCTCCGGGGTGCAGCAACTCGTCTGCAGTGGCGATGCGGTGCCGGTTCCCGATTGGAGTGGCTATTCGAACAATCGCTCCGCCATCCCCGAGCGCTGTGCCGATGGCACCAACGGCACCGTGTTCGCCAATGCCTCGCCCAATGTGGTGCTGTTTGCCAGGCATTTCGCGCCGCAACGTTCCGTACGATCGAATCTGTCGTGGCAGGGGCCCATTCTCGATGCACGCTATTCGTTGAACGCCGAAGGGACCTGGGCCCTCAATCTCAATCAGCAGCAAACGGTCGACCTGAACTTCCGCGCTGACCGGCAGTTCGGTCTCGACCTTGAGAGTGGTCGTCCGGTATACGTCGCGTCCACCAGCATCGATCCGATCACCGGAGCGATTGCCTCGCGCGATGCCCGCATCTCGTCGCTGTTCAATCGCGTGAGCGAACTGCGTTCGGATATCCGGTCAACCACGTCGCAGCTTCAACTGCGCCTTTCGCCGATCCAGCGCACACCAGCGCACTTCGGATGGAGCGCCGCGTATACCCTCACCTATGTTCGCGAACAGGTGCCGGGCTTTCAAAGCACGGCTGGCAATCCGTTGGGATCGGAGTGGGCCGTCTCCACGACAGGGCCCCACCAGCTCAGTTACAACCTGCGCTACAACTTCTTCGATTACATCACGGTCAACTGGAACGGGCAGTTCCGATCGGGCAATGCGTTCACACCCACGGTGGCGGGCGATATCAACGGCGACGGGTACTCCAACGACCGCGCCTTCATCTACGACCCGAGTGCGGTGGGTGACGCGGCGCTGGCCAGTGGATTGCAGCAGCTCTTCTCCACGCTGCCTGGGAGTACGCGTTCGTGTCTCGACCGGCAGCTCGGCCGGGTGGCCGAGCGCAACAGCTGCCGAGGCCCGTGGAGTTCGAGTGCCTCCATGACCATCACGTTGGATCGCGCGAAGTTCAGGATGCCGCAGCGCGCATCACTGAACTTTTCATTGTCCAATCCATTGGGCGCTGCCGACCTCGCTTTGAATGGGTCGGGCAACCTCAAAGGGTGGGGGCAGAGTCCGTTCCCCGATCAGTCGTTGTTTTATGTGCGCGGATTCGATCCGATCACCCGGCGCTACAAGTACGAGGTGAACCAGCGATTCGGACAGACCAGGCCGCAGTTCCTGACCCTGCGGTCGCCGGTGACGATGACCGTATCGATGAGAATCGACCTGGGCCCCACGCGTGAACGCCAGACCATCACGCAGCAACTCCGCGCCGGTCGTCAGACACCGGGAACGCGCATCAACGAGGCCAACTTCCGGCAGTTCGGCACGAATAGCGTGCTCAATCCGATGACGCAGATCATTCGGCAACAGGATTCGTTGCGCCTCACCTCGGTGCAAGCCGATAGCATTGCCTCCATGAATCGCCGCTACACCTATCGCACGGATTCGTTGTGGACGCCGGTGGCGCAATATCTCGCATCGCTTCCCGAGCGGTATCAACTTGATCAGGCCTTTGATCGCTACCTGCGTGCGCGAAGGGCGCAGGTGGACCTGTTGATCGGCACCGTCAAGGCGGTGTCCGACCTGCTCACCGCCGAGCAGAAGCGCAAACTCCCGTCGCAGATCACCAATTCGCTCGATCCGCGCTATCTCAATCAGATTCGCGAAGGCAGCGGCATCTACGTGTCGAGTGGCGGTGGTGGATTCGGCGGCTTCGGCGGTTTCGGCGGGCCTCCTGAAGGATTCGTGGTCCTGAGTCGCTGA
- a CDS encoding RidA family protein: MPRKPATPKPPKASARKAAASPRGPAALGPYSHAVWSGRQLFLSGQTPVDPGTGQLVSGDVEAQTHRAFDNLQLVLEDAGLTMDDVVKCNVYLTDMANFAAMNQAYKERFTAPYPARTTVAVAGLPLGAEVEIELVARRPG; encoded by the coding sequence ATGCCTCGTAAACCTGCCACGCCCAAGCCCCCAAAGGCGTCTGCCCGCAAGGCGGCTGCCAGTCCGCGGGGCCCGGCGGCGCTCGGGCCGTACTCCCACGCTGTCTGGTCGGGACGTCAGCTTTTCCTGTCCGGCCAGACGCCGGTGGACCCCGGCACGGGCCAGTTGGTATCAGGGGATGTCGAAGCCCAGACTCACCGCGCCTTCGACAACCTCCAGTTGGTTCTGGAGGATGCCGGACTGACCATGGATGACGTGGTAAAGTGCAACGTCTATCTTACGGACATGGCGAATTTTGCCGCCATGAACCAGGCCTACAAAGAACGGTTCACGGCACCATATCCTGCACGCACGACCGTCGCTGTCGCCGGACTTCCACTCGGCGCAGAGGTTGAAATCGAGCTTGTTGCTCGTCGTCCCGGCTGA
- a CDS encoding glycoside hydrolase: MHWRQIGPLRAGRARALSGVPTQPSVFYIGFDNGGVWRSTDYGSNWEPIFDQQATGSIGAIAVAPSDPRTIYVGSGAGIIRPDLAVGDGMYKSVDAGKTWTHLGLRESQMIAHIDVDPKDANRLFVAVLGHPYGPNTERGIFRSLDGGKSFQRVLYKDEYTSGNDVRIDPSNPNIVYATLWQQQQSFIEGQGFGGGGNGIFKSIDGGATWKPLTDGLPNILQANIALAPSNPRTLYAMAAGAATSGPPGASGPVGFYKSTDAGEHWQVVAHATEPGARGTPDPRPLARIGGGDLPTIVVDPTNEKVVYSSSTVFWRTEDAGLNWSAIRGAPGGDDYQKTWINPLNPDIILAVADQGGVVSANRGVSWSNWYNQPTAAMYHVSTDMNFPYRVCGGQQDSGSACVDSRSMDGRISFHDWHPVNIQEYGIAASDPKDPDKVFGSQRSGVSLYDRRTAQTTQVGPDMSEIGPKGERYNRNVRTMPILWSPVDNTTLYYASNAVWKSTDRAHSWTRISPDLTRQTWAVPATAGKYASSVTPGPMGAITALSASPRSLGIIWTGTDDGTIQTTMNGGTSWKNVTPGSIKPWTRIFNIEAGHFDSQTAYAAANTLRLDDLNPHFYRTHDGGATWTEINTGIAAGAVSNAIREDPRVKGLLYAATDLQVWVSFDDGDHWQSLKNDMPPISVRDIQVKDDSTCLCSDLIAATHGRGFWILDNVTPLRQAALALAAKNASKTYLFKPATAVRVRFGTNEPTPWPPELPAGENPLPGGVIDYYLAKDASAPVSLEILNSAGRVVRTYTSRDSVLNPHPALDPVAYDKVCQKTPSAPFCGLPLYWPAQPIVVSAKSGMHRFSWDLHLDPVDPLDLVPVGDDEAQGAVPRHTYPLVNAPWAPAGSYTVRLTVDGQRYTQPITLKLDPRLKTSAVGLAQLNSLSMEMYNGAVDAHQAFGQARGVMQQLEKLGGADVDALKAKLEPLSPSGSPQRARGRRRGPGGGAAQAPSLETVSNMLLAAAMGMQAADFAPTAVQIAACAAARKQAAAVMPEWSAARAGIAAFNAKRKAAGQPTVSMPD, encoded by the coding sequence ATGCACTGGCGCCAGATCGGCCCACTCCGCGCCGGTCGCGCTCGCGCGCTCTCGGGCGTTCCCACGCAGCCGAGTGTGTTTTACATCGGTTTTGATAACGGTGGCGTGTGGCGGTCCACTGATTACGGCTCGAACTGGGAGCCCATCTTCGATCAGCAGGCCACGGGATCCATCGGCGCGATCGCGGTGGCGCCGTCCGATCCGAGAACCATCTACGTCGGATCGGGTGCCGGCATCATTCGGCCTGATCTCGCCGTCGGTGACGGCATGTACAAGTCCGTCGACGCCGGCAAGACGTGGACGCACCTGGGTCTGCGCGAATCGCAGATGATCGCGCATATCGACGTCGATCCCAAGGATGCCAATCGGTTGTTTGTCGCGGTGTTGGGGCATCCGTACGGACCGAACACCGAGCGTGGCATCTTCCGTTCGCTGGATGGCGGCAAGTCGTTCCAGCGCGTGCTGTACAAGGACGAGTACACCAGTGGCAACGATGTGCGGATCGATCCGTCCAATCCGAACATCGTCTATGCCACGCTGTGGCAACAGCAGCAGAGTTTCATTGAAGGCCAAGGGTTTGGTGGTGGTGGCAACGGCATCTTCAAGTCCATCGATGGCGGTGCCACCTGGAAGCCGCTCACTGACGGGCTGCCCAACATCTTGCAGGCCAACATCGCGCTGGCGCCCAGCAATCCGCGCACGCTCTACGCCATGGCCGCGGGCGCGGCCACCAGCGGCCCGCCGGGCGCGTCAGGGCCCGTGGGTTTCTACAAGTCCACCGATGCCGGTGAGCATTGGCAGGTCGTGGCGCACGCCACCGAGCCCGGTGCGCGCGGCACGCCCGACCCGCGTCCGCTGGCGCGCATCGGCGGCGGAGATCTGCCCACCATTGTGGTTGATCCCACCAACGAAAAAGTTGTGTACAGTTCCTCGACCGTGTTCTGGCGCACCGAAGACGCGGGATTGAATTGGTCGGCCATTCGCGGTGCACCAGGTGGCGATGACTACCAGAAGACGTGGATCAACCCGCTCAATCCCGACATCATTCTGGCCGTGGCCGATCAGGGTGGTGTGGTGTCGGCCAATCGCGGTGTCAGCTGGAGCAACTGGTACAACCAGCCCACCGCGGCGATGTACCATGTGTCCACCGACATGAACTTTCCGTATCGCGTGTGCGGTGGACAGCAGGATTCGGGGTCAGCGTGCGTGGATAGTCGTTCCATGGACGGGCGTATTTCCTTCCACGATTGGCATCCGGTCAACATCCAGGAATACGGCATTGCCGCGTCCGATCCGAAGGATCCGGACAAGGTGTTCGGCAGTCAGCGCAGTGGCGTGTCCTTGTACGACCGTCGCACGGCGCAAACCACGCAAGTGGGGCCGGACATGAGCGAGATCGGCCCCAAGGGCGAGCGCTATAATCGCAATGTGCGTACAATGCCCATCCTGTGGTCGCCGGTTGACAATACCACGCTGTACTACGCGTCCAACGCGGTGTGGAAGTCGACCGATCGCGCCCACAGCTGGACGCGCATCAGCCCGGACCTCACGCGTCAGACATGGGCGGTACCCGCCACCGCCGGCAAGTACGCCAGCAGCGTCACGCCGGGACCCATGGGCGCCATCACCGCGCTGTCGGCCTCGCCGCGGTCACTCGGCATCATCTGGACCGGCACCGATGACGGCACCATTCAAACCACGATGAACGGCGGCACCTCGTGGAAGAATGTCACGCCCGGCAGCATCAAGCCGTGGACTCGTATTTTCAATATTGAGGCGGGTCACTTTGATTCGCAGACGGCGTACGCTGCGGCCAACACGCTGCGACTCGATGATCTCAATCCGCACTTCTATCGCACGCATGATGGCGGTGCGACCTGGACCGAAATCAACACCGGGATCGCGGCAGGCGCGGTATCCAACGCGATTCGTGAAGATCCGCGGGTGAAGGGGCTGTTGTATGCCGCGACCGATTTGCAGGTGTGGGTGTCGTTCGATGACGGCGATCACTGGCAGTCGCTGAAAAACGACATGCCGCCCATTTCGGTGCGCGATATCCAGGTCAAGGACGACAGTACGTGTCTGTGTTCCGACCTGATCGCCGCCACGCATGGTCGCGGCTTCTGGATTCTCGACAACGTCACGCCGTTGCGTCAGGCCGCGTTGGCGCTTGCGGCAAAGAATGCCAGCAAGACGTATCTGTTCAAGCCGGCCACCGCGGTGCGCGTGCGCTTTGGCACCAACGAACCGACCCCCTGGCCACCGGAATTGCCAGCCGGTGAGAATCCGCTGCCGGGTGGTGTCATCGACTATTACCTCGCCAAAGATGCCAGCGCACCGGTGTCGTTGGAAATCCTGAATTCGGCCGGGCGCGTGGTGCGCACGTACACCAGTCGGGACTCGGTGCTCAATCCGCATCCGGCGCTCGATCCGGTCGCCTACGACAAGGTGTGTCAGAAGACGCCGTCGGCGCCGTTCTGCGGGTTGCCGCTGTATTGGCCCGCGCAGCCCATCGTCGTTTCGGCCAAGTCGGGCATGCACCGCTTCAGTTGGGACCTGCATCTCGATCCGGTCGATCCGCTCGATCTCGTGCCGGTGGGTGACGACGAAGCGCAGGGGGCCGTGCCGCGCCACACCTATCCGTTGGTCAACGCCCCGTGGGCGCCGGCGGGCAGCTATACCGTGCGATTGACGGTCGATGGGCAGCGGTACACGCAACCCATCACGCTGAAGCTCGACCCGCGCCTCAAGACGTCGGCGGTCGGCCTCGCGCAGCTCAACTCGCTGTCGATGGAGATGTACAACGGAGCGGTGGACGCCCACCAAGCGTTCGGTCAGGCGCGCGGGGTGATGCAGCAGCTGGAGAAACTGGGCGGCGCCGATGTGGATGCGCTGAAGGCGAAGTTGGAGCCGCTCTCCCCCTCGGGCTCGCCGCAACGGGCGCGCGGTCGTCGTCGCGGACCTGGCGGTGGTGCGGCGCAGGCACCGTCACTGGAGACCGTCAGCAATATGTTGTTGGCGGCGGCGATGGGGATGCAGGCCGCCGACTTTGCGCCGACGGCGGTACAGATTGCCGCGTGTGCGGCGGCACGTAAGCAGGCCGCGGCGGTGATGCCGGAATGGAGCGCGGCGCGTGCCGGAATTGCCGCGTTCAACGCCAAACGGAAGGCTGCCGGGCAACCCACCGTCTCGATGCCGGACTGA